In Phycisphaerae bacterium, a genomic segment contains:
- a CDS encoding OPT/YSL family transporter: protein MAIKQLTDEQIRTMTVEEKDRWWLENVYQGDVKQMTVRVVLMGFVLGGLLSISNLYVGAKAGWSLGVAITSVILAFVFFKALEKTGLIRGYHVLESNILQSIACSAGYMNGPLIASMAAYMIITNQVVPWWQMIMWLLGLAVLGVLFAFPLKRRFINEEQLPFPEGRAAGVVMETLHSEDSGKSVLPAKLLVVFGILAALAKLAQAEKITSWLHKLELPVIRLPEFLDEWYFRLQAQFGWWAPNILGTPLRELTIRPELDIPMIGAGGLMGIRTGVSLMVGAVVNYCIIAPIMINRGDILGIVRPNGELGFDFRQIAMWALWGGVAMMTTASLYSFLAKPQMFISAFKALGRRQERTVDPVRHIELPLWVSLVGVPIVGAYMVWIAHWFFGVQLWMGAVAVPMVFVFTLIGVNSTALTSITPTGALGKITQLAYAGLAPGNITTNIATAGISAEVAGSASNLIQNIKPGYMLGGKPRLQALGHVIGAFSGAIFSVAVFYPLFLKGNPAGLISADFSYPAATVWKAVAEILTRGIDELQNSAVWAVGIGAVLGILFEILRAQSKGRFWLSGVGIGLAFVIPFRTCFAMFLGSFVFWVIGRIWPRPEQRMNAVYVQNQESICAGVVAGAALMGVAVMALDILMGD, encoded by the coding sequence ATGGCGATCAAGCAACTCACCGACGAGCAAATCCGGACGATGACGGTCGAGGAAAAGGACCGTTGGTGGCTGGAGAACGTGTACCAGGGGGACGTCAAGCAGATGACGGTACGCGTGGTCCTGATGGGCTTCGTGCTCGGCGGGCTGCTGTCGATCAGCAACCTGTACGTCGGGGCGAAGGCCGGCTGGTCGCTGGGCGTGGCGATCACGTCGGTCATTCTCGCGTTCGTGTTCTTCAAGGCGCTGGAGAAGACGGGGCTGATCCGCGGCTATCACGTGCTGGAAAGCAACATCCTGCAGTCGATCGCCTGCTCGGCGGGCTACATGAACGGCCCGCTGATCGCGAGCATGGCGGCCTACATGATCATCACCAACCAGGTGGTCCCCTGGTGGCAGATGATCATGTGGCTGCTGGGGCTGGCCGTGCTCGGCGTGCTGTTCGCGTTCCCGTTGAAGCGCCGGTTCATCAACGAGGAGCAGTTGCCGTTCCCGGAGGGCCGGGCCGCCGGCGTCGTGATGGAGACGCTGCACAGCGAGGACTCGGGGAAGTCGGTCTTGCCGGCGAAGCTGCTGGTGGTCTTCGGCATCCTCGCGGCGCTCGCGAAACTCGCGCAGGCCGAGAAGATCACGTCCTGGCTGCACAAGCTCGAGCTGCCCGTCATCCGACTGCCCGAGTTTCTCGATGAATGGTACTTCCGCCTGCAGGCGCAGTTTGGCTGGTGGGCCCCGAATATCCTCGGCACGCCGTTGCGGGAGCTGACCATCCGGCCGGAACTGGACATCCCGATGATCGGGGCGGGCGGGCTGATGGGGATTCGCACGGGGGTGTCGTTGATGGTCGGGGCGGTCGTCAATTACTGCATCATCGCGCCAATCATGATCAATCGCGGGGACATTCTGGGGATCGTCCGGCCGAACGGCGAGCTGGGGTTCGATTTTCGCCAGATCGCGATGTGGGCCCTGTGGGGCGGGGTCGCGATGATGACGACTGCATCGCTGTACTCGTTCCTGGCGAAGCCGCAGATGTTCATCAGCGCGTTCAAGGCGCTGGGCCGGCGGCAGGAACGCACGGTCGACCCGGTTCGGCATATCGAGCTGCCGCTGTGGGTGTCACTGGTGGGTGTGCCGATCGTCGGGGCGTACATGGTCTGGATCGCGCACTGGTTCTTCGGCGTGCAGCTCTGGATGGGCGCGGTGGCTGTGCCGATGGTGTTTGTCTTCACGCTCATCGGCGTGAACTCGACGGCGTTGACGTCGATCACGCCGACCGGCGCGCTGGGGAAGATCACGCAGTTGGCGTATGCCGGGCTGGCGCCGGGGAACATCACGACGAATATCGCGACGGCGGGGATCAGCGCCGAGGTGGCCGGCAGCGCGTCGAACCTGATCCAGAACATCAAGCCGGGGTACATGCTGGGTGGCAAGCCGCGGCTGCAGGCGCTGGGGCATGTGATCGGCGCGTTCTCGGGCGCGATCTTCTCGGTGGCGGTGTTCTACCCGCTCTTCCTGAAGGGTAACCCGGCGGGCCTGATCAGCGCGGATTTCTCGTATCCCGCGGCGACCGTGTGGAAGGCGGTGGCGGAGATTCTGACGCGGGGCATCGATGAGCTGCAGAACTCGGCGGTGTGGGCGGTGGGCATCGGCGCGGTGCTGGGGATCCTGTTCGAGATCCTGCGGGCGCAGAGCAAGGGGCGGTTCTGGCTGTCGGGCGTCGGCATCGGCCTGGCGTTCGTGATCCCGTTCCGGACCTGCTTCGCGATGTTCCTGGGATCGTTCGTGTTCTGGGTGATCGGGCGGATCTGGCCGCGGCCCGAGCAGCGCATGAACGCGGTGTACGTGCAGAACCAGGAGTCGATCTGCGCCGGGGTGGTGGCGGGCGCGGCACTGATGGGGGTGGCGGTGATGGCGCTGGACATTCTGATGGGAGACTGA
- a CDS encoding phosphate ABC transporter ATP-binding protein: MSASAALPDRGAPSAASAQQHVTADRFSVFYRQNAAVKDVSLAIPRGRITAIIGPSGCGKSTLLRAINRMNDLIPGCHTTGRLLLEDEDIYGAQIDVTLLRKRVGMVFQKPNPFPKSVFDNVAYGPRIHGVRRGELAEVVERSLQKAALWDEVKDRLADSALSLSGGQQQRLCIARALAVEPELLLMDEPTSALDPMATDRIENLMAELRGNYTIIIVTHNMQQAARVSDITAFLYVGELIEVDDTAHIFTNPSNPRTQDYITGRFG, from the coding sequence ATGTCCGCCAGCGCGGCGTTGCCCGACCGCGGCGCGCCAAGCGCCGCCTCCGCGCAGCAGCACGTCACCGCGGACCGCTTCTCGGTCTTCTATCGACAAAACGCCGCGGTCAAGGATGTCTCACTCGCGATTCCGCGCGGCCGCATCACCGCCATCATCGGCCCCAGCGGCTGCGGCAAGAGCACCCTGCTGCGCGCGATCAACCGCATGAACGACCTCATCCCCGGCTGCCACACCACCGGCCGGCTGCTCCTCGAGGACGAGGATATCTACGGCGCCCAGATTGACGTCACGCTCCTGCGCAAGCGCGTCGGCATGGTCTTTCAGAAACCCAACCCCTTCCCCAAGTCGGTCTTCGACAATGTCGCCTACGGCCCGCGCATTCACGGCGTCCGCCGCGGCGAGCTGGCCGAAGTCGTCGAGCGCAGCCTCCAGAAGGCCGCCCTCTGGGACGAGGTGAAGGACCGCCTCGCGGACAGCGCCCTCAGTCTCTCCGGCGGCCAGCAGCAGCGCCTGTGCATCGCGCGGGCGTTGGCGGTCGAGCCGGAGCTACTTCTCATGGATGAGCCCACCTCCGCACTCGACCCCATGGCGACCGACCGCATCGAGAACCTGATGGCCGAGCTGCGCGGCAACTACACGATCATCATCGTGACGCACAACATGCAGCAGGCCGCCCGCGTCTCCGACATCACCGCGTTCCTCTACGTCGGCGAACTGATCGAAGTCGACGACACCGCCCACATCTTCACCAACCCGAGCAACCCCCGCACCCAAGACTACATCACCGGCCGCTTCGGATAA
- the pstA gene encoding phosphate ABC transporter permease PstA yields the protein MRLGTRKVLDRSFTGLGSFSIVLVAAALVVLLAPIIARGATAFVFRGTVEYRRMMRAHFDSGDQAAVEAEVAAATAARQPIYDALASFEQKLPGYPAAQRRAYRESLDDLKTNLRTLLGPLPGDPPPALVRDAYGQTRWDRAQLKLRQILYVQTWDYGPDGQQQGRPVFTPRVNEFKGTAVEPIFEYLPTHLADLLRPQLTFYWRFLFDTAVDAHFFGGIWPEVLGTLYLTLGAIFFAVPMGIVSAIYLVEYAGENWLVSLLRSCISTLAGVPSIVFGLFGLAFFINALHVSPAKSVLTGSLTLALLILPMVIRASEEALRAVPRTFKEAALSVGASKWHAIVTVVFPAALPGILTGVVISMGRAAGETAPIIFTAAVSAGPALRIWETLTQPTPALPWNIYNLCTEHAAVDEIRHVQYGMVLTLLALVLALNGAALVARARIARRLSR from the coding sequence ATGCGCCTCGGAACACGCAAAGTACTGGACCGCTCGTTCACCGGACTCGGGTCCTTCTCGATCGTCCTGGTCGCAGCGGCGCTCGTCGTGCTGCTCGCGCCCATCATCGCCCGCGGAGCGACCGCGTTCGTCTTCCGCGGCACCGTCGAGTATCGCCGGATGATGCGGGCGCATTTCGACAGCGGCGACCAGGCGGCCGTCGAAGCCGAAGTGGCCGCGGCCACCGCTGCCCGCCAGCCGATCTACGACGCACTGGCGAGCTTCGAGCAGAAGCTGCCCGGCTATCCCGCCGCTCAGCGCCGGGCCTATCGCGAGTCGCTGGACGACCTGAAGACCAACCTGCGCACCCTACTCGGCCCACTTCCCGGCGATCCCCCGCCCGCCCTGGTCCGTGACGCCTACGGCCAGACGCGCTGGGACCGCGCGCAGCTCAAGCTCCGGCAGATCCTGTATGTACAAACCTGGGACTACGGCCCCGACGGCCAGCAACAGGGCCGCCCCGTGTTCACCCCGCGCGTCAACGAGTTCAAGGGCACCGCGGTCGAGCCGATCTTCGAGTACCTCCCCACACACCTCGCGGATCTGCTGCGCCCCCAGCTCACGTTCTACTGGCGCTTCCTATTCGACACCGCGGTCGATGCGCATTTCTTCGGCGGCATCTGGCCGGAGGTTCTCGGCACGTTATATCTCACGCTCGGGGCCATCTTCTTCGCCGTTCCCATGGGCATCGTCTCGGCCATCTACCTCGTCGAATACGCCGGCGAAAACTGGCTCGTCAGCCTCCTCCGCAGTTGCATCAGCACGCTGGCCGGCGTCCCCAGCATCGTCTTCGGCCTGTTCGGGCTGGCGTTCTTCATCAATGCCCTGCACGTCTCGCCGGCAAAGAGCGTCCTGACCGGCTCATTGACTCTGGCCCTGCTCATCCTGCCCATGGTCATCCGCGCCTCCGAGGAAGCCCTCCGCGCCGTGCCCCGCACCTTCAAGGAGGCCGCCCTTAGCGTCGGCGCCAGCAAATGGCACGCCATCGTCACCGTCGTGTTCCCCGCCGCCCTGCCCGGCATCCTCACCGGCGTCGTCATCAGCATGGGCCGCGCCGCGGGCGAAACCGCCCCGATCATCTTCACCGCCGCCGTCAGCGCCGGCCCTGCGCTCCGCATCTGGGAGACGCTGACCCAGCCGACGCCGGCGCTGCCGTGGAACATCTACAACCTGTGCACCGAGCACGCGGCCGTCGATGAAATCCGCCACGTGCAGTACGGCATGGTCCTGACCCTGCTAGCGCTGGTGCTGGCCCTCAATGGCGCGGCCCTGGTGGCCCGCGCCCGCATCGCGCGCCGCTTGTCGAGGTAA
- a CDS encoding Hsp20/alpha crystallin family protein: MATETSIQKSEAQALTPERVRGGQTYVPAVDIVETDGKLMLIADLPGVTPEGLDVRYERGQLTISGRVTPRQDPRTNYLLREYGIGDFYRAFEVGQGIDAGKIEAELRDGVLTLHLPMVQELMPRKIAVKAG, from the coding sequence ATGGCCACCGAAACCAGCATCCAGAAGAGTGAAGCGCAGGCGTTGACGCCGGAGCGCGTCCGCGGCGGTCAGACATACGTCCCGGCCGTCGATATCGTGGAGACGGACGGCAAGCTGATGCTGATCGCGGACTTGCCGGGCGTGACGCCCGAGGGCCTGGACGTGCGGTACGAGCGCGGCCAGCTCACGATCAGCGGGCGCGTGACGCCGCGGCAGGATCCGCGGACGAACTACCTGCTGCGGGAGTACGGCATCGGCGATTTCTACCGTGCGTTCGAGGTCGGGCAGGGCATCGACGCGGGCAAGATCGAGGCCGAGCTGCGTGACGGCGTGCTGACGCTGCATCTGCCGATGGTGCAGGAGCTGATGCCGCGTAAGATCGCAGTGAAGGCTGGCTGA
- a CDS encoding DegQ family serine endoprotease — translation MKTRRALIYVLVVAGCAVLLGTAWPDFVSRVAYAVERGQATAAREQLKLARDLSTAFEDVTKALTPSVVNIRSTKKLPVNQRFPGLPFEDDSANDLLERFFGERLPREAPGREYVQRGLGSGVIVTKDGYILTNNHVIDSANQLTVTLSDNRVFEAKVVGTDPKTDLAVVKIEADKLLPAVLGDSDQIRVGEWVLAIGNPFGLAHTVTAGIVSAKGRANMGITDYEDFIQTDAAINPGNSGGPLVNLDGQVIGINTAIASRTGGYQGVGFSIPANLARQIMDSIIDKGKVVRGWVGVAIQNLTPDLAESFGFESTEGVLVGDVSADGPAQKAGLQAGDIILKFNGKAVGDMNQLRNAVAATAPGTRAEVDILRDGKRKALTIEVGELEGQAQMARGPDGQREDLGMTVQTLTPELARQLRLDGQTTGVVVTSVEPGGVAERCGILPQDVVTSVGGQSVASINEFRAAIADRNLSKGILLRVRSGDSQRFVLLKR, via the coding sequence ATGAAAACCCGTAGAGCCCTGATTTACGTTTTGGTCGTCGCCGGCTGCGCCGTTCTGCTCGGAACGGCCTGGCCCGACTTCGTGAGCCGAGTTGCCTACGCCGTCGAGCGCGGCCAGGCCACCGCCGCCCGCGAGCAGCTCAAGCTAGCACGTGATCTGTCCACCGCTTTTGAGGACGTCACCAAAGCTCTCACGCCCTCCGTGGTGAACATCCGCTCGACGAAGAAGCTCCCGGTCAACCAGCGCTTCCCGGGCCTGCCCTTCGAGGACGACTCGGCGAACGACCTGCTCGAACGCTTCTTCGGCGAACGCCTGCCACGTGAAGCCCCTGGCCGTGAGTACGTGCAGCGCGGCCTCGGCAGCGGCGTCATCGTGACGAAGGACGGCTACATTCTCACGAACAACCACGTCATCGACAGCGCGAACCAGCTCACGGTCACCCTCTCTGACAACCGCGTGTTCGAAGCCAAGGTCGTCGGCACGGACCCCAAGACCGACCTCGCCGTCGTCAAGATCGAGGCCGATAAGCTGCTGCCCGCCGTACTCGGCGACTCCGACCAGATCAGGGTCGGCGAGTGGGTGCTCGCCATCGGCAATCCCTTTGGGCTCGCGCACACGGTCACGGCGGGCATCGTCAGTGCCAAGGGCCGCGCCAACATGGGCATCACCGACTACGAGGACTTCATTCAGACCGACGCGGCCATCAACCCCGGTAACAGCGGCGGCCCGCTCGTCAATCTCGACGGCCAGGTCATCGGCATCAACACGGCCATCGCGAGCCGCACCGGCGGCTACCAGGGCGTCGGCTTTTCCATCCCCGCGAACCTGGCGCGCCAGATCATGGACAGCATCATTGACAAAGGCAAAGTCGTCCGCGGCTGGGTCGGCGTCGCCATCCAGAACCTCACGCCGGACTTGGCGGAGTCCTTCGGTTTCGAGAGCACCGAGGGCGTGCTGGTGGGCGACGTCTCGGCAGACGGGCCCGCCCAGAAAGCCGGGCTCCAGGCCGGCGACATCATCCTCAAGTTCAATGGCAAGGCGGTCGGCGACATGAACCAGTTGCGTAACGCGGTCGCCGCCACCGCCCCCGGGACCCGTGCCGAAGTGGACATCCTCCGCGACGGCAAGCGCAAGGCCCTCACGATCGAGGTCGGCGAGCTGGAGGGGCAGGCCCAGATGGCCCGCGGCCCGGACGGTCAGCGCGAAGACCTGGGCATGACCGTCCAGACGCTCACGCCCGAATTGGCGCGCCAGCTCCGGCTCGACGGCCAGACCACAGGTGTGGTGGTGACCAGCGTCGAGCCCGGCGGCGTCGCCGAGCGCTGCGGGATCCTGCCCCAGGACGTCGTCACCAGCGTCGGTGGACAAAGCGTCGCCAGCATCAACGAGTTCCGCGCCGCCATCGCCGACCGCAACCTGTCTAAGGGCATCCTCCTGCGTGTCCGCAGCGGCGACTCCCAGCGCTTCGTGCTCCTGAAGCGCTGA
- a CDS encoding 4a-hydroxytetrahydrobiopterin dehydratase, which produces MSELTAKRCVPCHGGVPALTHAEIIPLLDQLRGWEVVHNHHLSKSLSFPDFVSALAFVNSVGELAEDEGHHPDLYLSWGKVGVEIWTHKVDGLTESDFILAAKIDELPRPS; this is translated from the coding sequence ATGTCCGAACTCACCGCCAAACGCTGTGTGCCCTGCCATGGGGGCGTGCCGGCCCTGACCCACGCGGAGATCATCCCGCTACTCGACCAGTTGCGCGGCTGGGAGGTGGTGCACAATCATCATCTGAGCAAAAGCCTGAGCTTTCCAGACTTCGTTTCGGCGCTGGCGTTCGTCAACAGCGTCGGCGAACTCGCCGAGGACGAAGGCCACCACCCGGACCTGTACCTGAGCTGGGGCAAGGTGGGCGTCGAGATCTGGACGCACAAGGTCGACGGGCTGACCGAGAGCGACTTTATCCTCGCCGCGAAGATCGACGAACTGCCGCGGCCGTCCTGA
- a CDS encoding response regulator: MAERAIQVLLVGADEAANRRMCDLLARSAGRRYAVDCVPTFEEGVGWLARQVHDVCLVSYRLGPHNGLDFLRAAAAQHGRAPVILLAAEGDRDIDVAAMAAGAADFIVEGRVDTPLLERAIRYALERRASEDRLREQALLLKFQNMELEAQRAQLKAQQLDLLASNSALEEARQAAEAASRTKSEFLANMSHEIRTPMTSILGFSDLLAEGCEQRCHFAREQLPALLQTIRRNGEYLLQIINDILDLSKIEAGQMVVERIACAPLRLLAEVHAQLAERAASRGLTLQVECEGPLPEFIQSDPTRLRQILINLVGNALKFTEQGGVRVVARLLCDEAGRDDDTPLAGRLQITVYDTGIGMAPAELERLFRPFTQADSSTTRRYGGTGLGLTISRRLAQLLGGDITVSSTPGEGSTFHLTVATGSLAGVRLLGAAECDPASPSEQPGPPAAQVRGRVLYAEDGPDNQRLISFLLRRAGCEVTTVENGRLALEAALAAERAGTPYDVVLMDMQMPQMDGYTATAMLREQGYGGRIVALTAHAMLQDREKCLAAGCDDYASKPIDRATLLETVRRNVEAAALGGTRGT, encoded by the coding sequence ATGGCGGAACGAGCGATACAAGTCCTGCTGGTCGGCGCCGACGAAGCGGCGAATCGCCGGATGTGCGACTTGCTCGCCCGGAGCGCGGGGCGGCGCTACGCGGTGGACTGCGTGCCCACGTTCGAGGAGGGTGTCGGGTGGCTGGCACGCCAGGTGCACGACGTGTGTCTGGTGAGCTATCGGCTCGGCCCGCACAACGGGCTGGACTTTCTGCGCGCGGCGGCCGCTCAGCACGGCCGGGCCCCGGTGATCCTGCTGGCGGCGGAGGGCGATCGCGATATCGACGTGGCGGCGATGGCGGCGGGCGCCGCGGACTTCATCGTGGAAGGCCGGGTCGATACCCCGTTGCTGGAGCGCGCGATCCGCTACGCACTCGAGCGCCGGGCGTCGGAGGACCGGCTGCGCGAGCAGGCACTGTTGCTGAAATTCCAGAACATGGAGCTGGAAGCGCAGCGGGCGCAGCTCAAGGCGCAGCAACTCGACCTGCTGGCGAGCAACAGCGCGCTGGAGGAGGCGCGGCAGGCGGCCGAGGCGGCGAGCCGGACAAAGAGCGAGTTCCTGGCGAACATGAGCCACGAGATTCGCACGCCGATGACCTCGATCCTCGGCTTTTCCGATTTGCTCGCGGAGGGCTGCGAGCAGCGTTGTCACTTCGCACGTGAGCAGTTGCCCGCCCTCCTGCAGACGATCCGGCGCAACGGCGAGTACCTGCTGCAGATCATCAACGACATTCTGGACCTGTCGAAGATCGAGGCGGGGCAGATGGTCGTGGAGCGTATCGCCTGCGCGCCGCTGCGGCTGTTGGCGGAGGTGCACGCGCAGCTGGCGGAGCGAGCGGCGAGCAGGGGTCTGACCTTGCAGGTGGAGTGCGAGGGACCACTGCCGGAGTTCATCCAGAGCGATCCGACCCGGCTGCGGCAGATTCTCATCAACCTGGTGGGCAACGCGCTGAAGTTCACCGAGCAGGGCGGGGTGCGCGTCGTGGCGCGGCTGCTGTGCGACGAGGCGGGGCGGGACGACGACACGCCGCTGGCGGGGCGCCTGCAAATCACGGTCTACGACACCGGCATCGGGATGGCGCCAGCGGAACTGGAACGGCTGTTCCGGCCGTTCACGCAGGCGGACTCGTCGACCACCCGCCGGTACGGCGGCACGGGGCTGGGGCTGACGATCAGCCGCCGGCTGGCGCAACTGCTCGGCGGCGACATCACGGTGTCGAGCACGCCGGGGGAGGGGAGCACGTTTCACCTGACCGTGGCCACCGGGTCGCTGGCGGGCGTGCGGCTGCTCGGGGCGGCCGAGTGCGACCCGGCGTCGCCGTCGGAGCAACCCGGACCGCCCGCGGCGCAGGTGCGAGGCCGAGTGCTGTATGCGGAGGATGGCCCGGACAACCAGCGTCTGATCTCCTTTCTGCTGCGGCGGGCGGGTTGCGAGGTCACGACGGTGGAGAATGGGCGGCTGGCGCTGGAGGCGGCCCTGGCGGCGGAGCGGGCGGGCACGCCCTACGACGTCGTGCTCATGGACATGCAAATGCCGCAAATGGACGGCTACACGGCGACGGCCATGCTGCGCGAGCAAGGCTACGGGGGGCGGATCGTGGCGCTGACGGCGCACGCGATGCTCCAGGATCGCGAGAAATGCCTGGCGGCTGGGTGCGACGACTATGCCAGCAAGCCGATCGACCGCGCGACACTGCTGGAGACGGTGCGGCGGAACGTGGAGGCGGCCGCGTTGGGCGGCACGCGGGGGACATAG
- a CDS encoding PAS domain S-box protein, producing the protein MPSPRKARAPAAPRSRSRPAASRSASADEHYRLVFERDLAGVYRTTLDGRILECNRSFATMLGYRSPRQVMAGSAKDLYFGDGDRKAFIARLRQSGELTNSELCLRRRDGTPIYILENVSLVPDARGRLTVIQGTMVDITERKRAEEALRNSEQRFRALAADLRRLNQHLQTVREEERARIARELHDELGQALTALNMDVYWLRERAGLNEAACTRLVSMGNLLNTTIQAVRRICADLRPMLLDDLGLVAALEWFVRDFSQRTGLQVSLALPRTHTHVPPGPATAVFRILQESLTNVARHAKATHVAVALRVRRRILTMTVTDDGIGLTAPQAAGAESHGLVGMRERALRWGGQLDVRNSPGGGALVRLRMPLVDTAPEATT; encoded by the coding sequence ATGCCCAGTCCACGTAAGGCCCGCGCGCCCGCCGCGCCCCGCAGCCGTTCGCGCCCGGCCGCGTCCCGGTCCGCGTCGGCGGATGAGCATTACCGCCTCGTGTTCGAACGCGACTTGGCCGGCGTCTACCGCACCACCCTCGATGGCCGCATCCTCGAATGCAACCGCTCGTTCGCAACCATGCTTGGCTACCGCTCCCCCAGGCAGGTCATGGCCGGCTCCGCCAAGGACCTGTACTTCGGCGACGGGGACCGCAAGGCCTTCATTGCCCGCCTGCGGCAATCCGGCGAGTTGACGAACTCCGAGCTGTGCCTGCGCCGCCGCGACGGCACGCCGATTTACATCCTCGAGAACGTCAGCCTGGTGCCCGACGCGCGCGGCCGGCTCACGGTCATCCAGGGCACCATGGTGGACATCACGGAGCGCAAACGCGCCGAGGAGGCCCTGCGCAACAGCGAACAGCGCTTTCGCGCGCTCGCCGCCGACCTACGCCGCCTGAACCAGCACCTGCAAACGGTGCGTGAAGAAGAACGGGCCCGCATCGCGCGCGAATTGCACGATGAGCTCGGACAGGCGCTGACCGCGCTGAACATGGACGTCTACTGGTTGCGGGAACGCGCCGGCCTGAATGAGGCTGCCTGCACCCGCCTGGTCTCGATGGGCAACCTGCTCAACACGACGATCCAGGCCGTCCGGCGCATCTGCGCCGACCTGCGCCCGATGCTGCTCGACGACCTCGGCCTCGTCGCCGCGCTCGAGTGGTTCGTGCGCGACTTCAGCCAGCGAACCGGCCTGCAAGTCTCACTCGCCCTGCCGCGGACACATACGCATGTGCCCCCGGGCCCGGCCACCGCCGTCTTCCGCATTCTCCAGGAAAGCCTGACGAACGTCGCCCGCCACGCCAAAGCCACGCACGTCGCCGTCGCGCTGCGCGTGCGCCGGCGCATCCTCACCATGACCGTCACGGACGACGGGATCGGCCTCACGGCGCCGCAGGCCGCCGGCGCTGAGTCGCACGGCCTGGTCGGCATGCGCGAGCGCGCGTTGCGTTGGGGCGGGCAACTGGATGTCAGGAACTCGCCCGGCGGGGGTGCGCTCGTGCGGCTGCGCATGCCCCTCGTGGACACCGCCCCGGAGGCCACGACATGA
- a CDS encoding ferredoxin, producing MAKYKIEIDRELCIGDGACCGEAPNTFEMDDENIAKVSNADGHTDEEIMQAAQVCPVDAIILTDAKTGEKVWPK from the coding sequence ATGGCGAAGTACAAGATCGAGATTGACCGTGAGCTGTGCATCGGCGACGGGGCGTGCTGCGGCGAAGCGCCGAACACCTTTGAGATGGACGACGAGAACATCGCGAAGGTGTCGAACGCCGATGGCCACACCGACGAGGAGATCATGCAGGCCGCGCAGGTTTGCCCGGTCGATGCGATCATTCTGACCGACGCCAAGACGGGCGAGAAGGTCTGGCCGAAGTAA
- a CDS encoding Hsp20/alpha crystallin family protein, whose translation MWPDRMALTGPFGELRREMDRLLDSFGVTGAPWRQAQFPALNVWDNGEAVFVEAELPGVARDDFEVYAVGNELTIKGRRRAQANEKKVAYQRQERTLGEFVRMLTLPCDVDADKVEAVLKDGVLTVQLPKAAAARPKRITVKTA comes from the coding sequence ATGTGGCCGGATCGTATGGCGTTGACAGGGCCCTTCGGCGAGCTGCGCCGGGAGATGGACCGCCTGCTCGATAGCTTTGGCGTCACCGGTGCGCCCTGGCGGCAGGCGCAGTTCCCCGCGCTGAACGTGTGGGACAACGGTGAGGCGGTGTTCGTGGAAGCGGAGCTACCCGGCGTGGCGCGCGACGATTTCGAGGTCTACGCCGTCGGGAACGAGTTGACGATCAAGGGACGGCGTCGTGCGCAGGCGAACGAAAAGAAGGTCGCGTATCAGCGGCAGGAGCGCACCTTGGGCGAGTTCGTGCGCATGCTGACGCTGCCGTGCGACGTGGACGCGGACAAGGTCGAGGCCGTGCTGAAGGACGGCGTGCTGACGGTGCAGTTGCCCAAGGCAGCGGCCGCGCGGCCGAAGCGCATCACGGTGAAGACGGCGTAG
- a CDS encoding response regulator transcription factor encodes MIRVLIAEDHAIVREGVKRIMADTPDIVVAGEAGSGAELLRTVRTGHWDVVLMDLALPDMSGLELLPELRREYPDLPVLVLSMYPEEQYAVRAVKSGAAGYVHKGNPPDELITALRIVAGGKRYISAGTAACLAAHVDTLADKPPHETLSNREYQVLCLLAGGHRVSDIARELALSVKTVSTFRTRILEKLGLRHNAELTRYALQHGLVE; translated from the coding sequence ATGATCCGCGTTCTCATCGCCGAGGACCACGCCATCGTGCGCGAGGGCGTCAAGCGCATCATGGCAGACACTCCGGATATCGTCGTCGCCGGCGAGGCCGGCTCCGGCGCCGAGCTGCTGCGCACCGTACGCACCGGACACTGGGACGTCGTGCTGATGGATCTGGCCCTCCCGGACATGTCCGGCCTGGAGCTCCTGCCGGAATTGCGGCGCGAATACCCCGACCTGCCCGTGCTCGTGCTCAGCATGTACCCGGAGGAGCAGTACGCCGTGCGGGCCGTCAAGTCCGGCGCGGCCGGCTACGTGCACAAGGGCAATCCGCCCGACGAGCTGATCACGGCCCTCCGCATAGTCGCGGGCGGCAAGCGCTATATTTCCGCTGGCACCGCGGCCTGCCTCGCGGCGCACGTCGACACGCTCGCCGACAAGCCGCCGCACGAAACCCTCTCGAACCGCGAATACCAGGTGCTCTGCCTGCTCGCCGGCGGACACCGCGTCAGCGACATCGCCCGCGAACTCGCCCTGAGCGTCAAGACGGTCAGCACGTTTCGCACCCGCATCCTCGAGAAGCTGGGGCTGCGGCACAACGCGGAATTGACCCGCTACGCGCTCCAACACGGCCTCGTGGAATAG